The proteins below are encoded in one region of Myxococcales bacterium:
- a CDS encoding prepilin peptidase codes for MPSLAEWITLSVCAVAAFTDWRRTTIPNWLTFPVLILAPIYAAVLEFPWGLIRSLLGMVLCGLVPLLLFYKRAVGGGDVKLLAAVGALCGYMIGIEIQLFAFIIAAIYALLALTWKGLLWRTLSNTFFLSFNVFLPKEKRRTIEPQLLSSLRFGLPIFSAAGLSIALRSISLWG; via the coding sequence ATGCCAAGTTTAGCCGAATGGATAACGCTCAGTGTGTGCGCAGTGGCCGCTTTCACGGATTGGCGCCGTACAACTATTCCAAACTGGCTTACCTTCCCGGTTTTGATTCTCGCGCCCATTTACGCGGCAGTGCTTGAGTTTCCTTGGGGCCTGATTCGCTCTTTACTTGGAATGGTTCTGTGTGGCTTGGTGCCCCTGCTTTTGTTTTACAAGCGCGCGGTTGGCGGCGGCGATGTCAAGCTGCTTGCAGCCGTTGGGGCGCTGTGTGGCTACATGATTGGCATTGAGATCCAACTCTTTGCTTTCATCATTGCAGCGATCTACGCCTTGCTTGCACTCACTTGGAAAGGTCTGCTTTGGCGTACGCTGAGCAATACTTTTTTCCTTTCATTCAATGTCTTTTTGCCCAAAGAAAAAAGGCGAACGATTGAACCCCAGCTTTTAAGCAGCTTACGCTTTGGTCTTCCCATTTTCAGCGCTGCCGGCCTGAGCATCGCGCTAAGGAGCATTAGCTTATGGGGCTAG